Proteins co-encoded in one Montipora capricornis isolate CH-2021 chromosome 12, ASM3666992v2, whole genome shotgun sequence genomic window:
- the LOC138026188 gene encoding transmembrane protein 198-like isoform X2, with protein MGSWLSPDKGFVLGFLLFYLFSPLVFKTQICCGPNGKEIAHILFSVLAGVFGGFIGCRLYRLGVFTIGECLGLIVGLTILSTPLYKYFHSNIAYAALMASTSLMFGSLAHFYEKPVVVLATSCAGALAVLYGVDYFLKTSFSVTIESFLLRIRDVVWDGMKSELSNWTYRAKVPDHMAVRFTRSSIPMFGAWGISTAVGFVVQYKITANNLNSGTSLLQFCNCCDRPRPDR; from the exons ATGGGCAGCTGGTTATCGCCTGATAAGG GATTTGTCCTGGGATTTCTCCTTTTCTATCTGTTTAGCCCGCTggtttttaaaacacaaatttGCTGTGGTCCAAATGGAAAGGAAATAG ctCACATTCTTTTCAGTGTATTGGCTGGAGTTTTTGGTGGCTTTATAGGGTGTCGTTTATACAGACTCGGGGTGTTCACCATAGGAGAATGCTTAGGACTG atTGTTGGTCTTACAATTTTGAGTACCCCATTGTACAAGTATTTTCACAG TAACATTGCCTACGCAGCGCTAATGGCATCAACCTCTCTTATGTTCGGATCGTTGGCTCACTTTTATGAGAAACCAGTGGTTGTATTAGCTACATCATGCGCAGGAGCATTAGCTGTTTTATATG gtGTTGACTATTTCTTGAAGACAAGTTTTTCTGTTACGATAGAGAGCTTTCTTTTGAGAATAAGAGACGTGGTTTGGGATGGCATGAAATCTGAGCTTTCTAACTGGACCTACCGAGCGAAAGTTCCAGATCATATGGCAGTTCGCTTTACAAGGAGTT CTATTCCAATGTTTGGTGCCTGGGGAATAAGCACCGCTGTCGGATTCGTTGTTCAATACAAGATAACAGCGAACAACTTGAATAGCGGCACCAGTCTCTTACAGTTCTGCAACTGCTGTGATAGGCCAAGACCTGACAGATAA
- the LOC138026188 gene encoding transmembrane protein 198-like isoform X1, translating to MDWDEGFHLTKEATQKLRLDKLVYNKHPATVTVIEILAVIGIAIWAAGYRLIRPCMFLAGFVLGFLLFYLFSPLVFKTQICCGPNGKEIAHILFSVLAGVFGGFIGCRLYRLGVFTIGECLGLIVGLTILSTPLYKYFHSNIAYAALMASTSLMFGSLAHFYEKPVVVLATSCAGALAVLYGVDYFLKTSFSVTIESFLLRIRDVVWDGMKSELSNWTYRAKVPDHMAVRFTRSSIPMFGAWGISTAVGFVVQYKITANNLNSGTSLLQFCNCCDRPRPDR from the exons ATGGATTGGGACGAAGGATTTCATTTAACTAAAGAGGCCACTCAGAAATTGCGACTTGATAAGTTGGTCTACAACAA ACATCCTGCCACTGTTACAGTGATAGAGATCTTAGCAGTGATTGGTATTGCAATATGGGCAGCTGGTTATCGCCTGATAAGG CCATGTATGTTTCTTGCAGGATTTGTCCTGGGATTTCTCCTTTTCTATCTGTTTAGCCCGCTggtttttaaaacacaaatttGCTGTGGTCCAAATGGAAAGGAAATAG ctCACATTCTTTTCAGTGTATTGGCTGGAGTTTTTGGTGGCTTTATAGGGTGTCGTTTATACAGACTCGGGGTGTTCACCATAGGAGAATGCTTAGGACTG atTGTTGGTCTTACAATTTTGAGTACCCCATTGTACAAGTATTTTCACAG TAACATTGCCTACGCAGCGCTAATGGCATCAACCTCTCTTATGTTCGGATCGTTGGCTCACTTTTATGAGAAACCAGTGGTTGTATTAGCTACATCATGCGCAGGAGCATTAGCTGTTTTATATG gtGTTGACTATTTCTTGAAGACAAGTTTTTCTGTTACGATAGAGAGCTTTCTTTTGAGAATAAGAGACGTGGTTTGGGATGGCATGAAATCTGAGCTTTCTAACTGGACCTACCGAGCGAAAGTTCCAGATCATATGGCAGTTCGCTTTACAAGGAGTT CTATTCCAATGTTTGGTGCCTGGGGAATAAGCACCGCTGTCGGATTCGTTGTTCAATACAAGATAACAGCGAACAACTTGAATAGCGGCACCAGTCTCTTACAGTTCTGCAACTGCTGTGATAGGCCAAGACCTGACAGATAA